GGGGCGCTGCAGTATGAAGTGTGAAGTGCTGAACAGAGGTGAAAACTTCGACCGAACCGTCCTCGTGGCCGACGTGGGCGGCACCAATGTGAATTTCGGTCTCATGGGATTCTGCGAAGGAGACTGTACAATTATCGCCAAAGGAAAAGAGAAATCAACGGCCGTGAGCAATTTCACGGAATCCATAGCGCGTTTCGTCGGCAGGTTGATGGAAACGGGCCTTCACATCGCGCCGGAACGATGCTGTATCGCCGCGGCCGGTCCAGTTAGCGAAAACTCCTGCAAGCTTACGAATCAGAACTGGCATATAGACGGAGGAGAAATCCAGGATTTTCTGGGCATGGAAACGACTGTTATTAACGATTTTATTGCCGTGAGCCGTGGAATTCCCTTCCTGGATCACGCCTCGCCGGGATCAATAGTCCCGGTACCGCATTCCGATGGATATACGGGATGCCCCGATCCGTCGGGGGTGAAGCTCGTCATAGGCCCGGGCACCGGGCTTGGCGTATCTTACATGGTACCCGGCGGCGGCTCCTATATTCCCTTTCCTTCGGAAGGTGGCCATTCCGATTTCGCCGCCTTTGATGAGGAGACGACTCGCCTTAAAACCTTCGTCACCAATAATACGCTTGTAAAGCCCGGCATCGAACCGTTTCTATCGGGACCGGGAATCGTCAATATTTTCAAATTCCTCAACCGGGCGAGAAATTTTCCCGCCGATGAGGGCTATGCAGCGGTTATG
This genomic stretch from Spirochaetae bacterium HGW-Spirochaetae-1 harbors:
- a CDS encoding glucokinase, with amino-acid sequence MSVKKRRGRCSMKCEVLNRGENFDRTVLVADVGGTNVNFGLMGFCEGDCTIIAKGKEKSTAVSNFTESIARFVGRLMETGLHIAPERCCIAAAGPVSENSCKLTNQNWHIDGGEIQDFLGMETTVINDFIAVSRGIPFLDHASPGSIVPVPHSDGYTGCPDPSGVKLVIGPGTGLGVSYMVPGGGSYIPFPSEGGHSDFAAFDEETTRLKTFVTNNTLVKPGIEPFLSGPGIVNIFKFLNRARNFPADEGYAAVMAAPDGEKAELISAYGEKSAVCRETMRLFARILGHVAGSFSAIFLPSGGVYIAGGIAAKNMDCIIGRGHFMACFEQSYNRAMREFLKTAPVYIVTDYSVSLYGAAAAAVEYGVGLNPRPHIPQERGRSVQ